Proteins encoded within one genomic window of Polyangium spumosum:
- a CDS encoding choice-of-anchor Q domain-containing protein, which produces MRSFFSSLALVTLTCTTLLAACGGNGGENGSGSGAGSGSGGSGGSGAGSGSGGSGGSGGGGGSGGGGGGASFTCDPPNELVDTTNPTTTVGAGTPESCTEAALDAAIAGGGVIVFDCGPAPVTILLSTAKEITADTVVDGGGLVTLSGDKKTRIFEMDTKNFEATSPTLTVQRLTLRDGKASGTAIPLGTDIDGGGGAIYHRGGNVSVVDCVFLDNEAALEGPDVAGGAIYSIGLGTLTVSGSHFSGNRAANGGAIGALGAGIVLANSTIEDNHATGYGANYIDENGQQAGRGGNGGAISMDGQGRTLSICGTVVRNNQGRAFGGGLFRTGYETEPTRIDRSTFDGNSIEDHGDADEPSSAGGLYIQGTHVTMTASTVSNNRSEAFAGLWILGHGATPAIAELTNVTITGNATYPRADFTTRGIGGGLIVGDNTTGTVVNCTIAGNAAQFASGIARVSNIEVRNSIISNDADNEYTPLNCTGSSYAQPPGAGQNNLQWPNGKKDDMDCTPGITRADPLLGDLADHGGPTRTIAPQAGSPAIGAGADCPATDQRGEPRNQAQCALGAYEP; this is translated from the coding sequence ATGCGATCTTTCTTTTCGTCCCTCGCCCTCGTCACGCTGACCTGCACCACGCTCCTCGCCGCCTGCGGAGGCAATGGTGGTGAAAACGGAAGCGGAAGCGGCGCCGGAAGCGGAAGCGGCGGAAGCGGCGGCAGCGGCGCCGGAAGCGGCAGCGGCGGCAGCGGTGGCAGCGGTGGCGGCGGCGGAAGCGGCGGCGGCGGCGGCGGCGCCTCGTTCACCTGCGACCCGCCGAACGAGCTCGTCGACACCACCAATCCCACCACGACCGTCGGCGCCGGCACGCCCGAGAGCTGCACCGAGGCGGCGCTCGACGCGGCGATCGCGGGTGGTGGCGTCATCGTCTTCGATTGTGGCCCTGCGCCCGTCACCATCCTCCTGAGCACGGCCAAGGAGATCACGGCCGACACCGTCGTCGACGGCGGCGGCCTCGTCACCTTGAGCGGCGACAAGAAGACCCGCATCTTCGAGATGGATACGAAAAACTTCGAGGCCACGAGCCCGACCCTCACCGTCCAGCGCCTCACGCTCCGCGACGGCAAGGCCTCGGGCACGGCCATTCCGCTCGGCACCGACATCGACGGCGGCGGCGGCGCCATCTATCACCGCGGCGGCAACGTCAGCGTCGTCGATTGCGTCTTTCTGGACAACGAGGCCGCGCTCGAGGGCCCGGACGTCGCGGGCGGCGCCATTTACAGCATCGGCCTGGGCACGCTCACCGTGAGCGGCAGCCACTTCTCGGGCAACCGCGCCGCCAACGGCGGCGCCATCGGCGCGCTCGGCGCGGGGATCGTCCTCGCCAACAGCACGATCGAAGACAACCATGCCACCGGCTACGGCGCCAATTACATCGACGAGAATGGCCAGCAGGCCGGCCGCGGCGGCAATGGCGGCGCGATCAGCATGGATGGCCAGGGCCGGACGCTCTCGATCTGCGGCACGGTCGTCCGGAACAACCAGGGCCGCGCCTTCGGCGGCGGGCTCTTCCGCACGGGGTACGAGACGGAGCCCACGCGTATCGATCGTTCGACCTTCGACGGCAACTCCATCGAGGATCACGGCGACGCCGACGAGCCGAGCAGCGCCGGCGGCCTCTACATCCAGGGCACGCATGTCACCATGACCGCGTCGACCGTCTCGAACAACCGATCCGAGGCCTTCGCTGGCCTCTGGATCCTCGGCCACGGCGCGACGCCCGCCATCGCCGAGCTCACGAACGTCACCATCACGGGCAATGCCACCTATCCCCGCGCCGATTTCACCACGCGTGGTATCGGCGGCGGCCTCATCGTCGGCGACAACACGACGGGCACGGTCGTCAACTGCACGATCGCCGGCAATGCGGCGCAGTTCGCCTCGGGCATCGCGCGGGTCTCGAACATCGAGGTCCGCAACTCCATCATCAGCAACGACGCGGACAACGAGTACACGCCCCTCAATTGCACGGGCAGCTCCTACGCCCAGCCGCCGGGCGCGGGGCAAAACAACCTCCAGTGGCCGAACGGCAAGAAGGACGACATGGATTGCACGCCCGGCATCACGCGCGCGGACCCGCTCCTCGGCGACCTCGCGGACCATGGCGGGCCGACCCGCACGATCGCGCCCCAGGCCGGAAGCCCCGCGATCGGGGCGGGCGCGGATTGCCCGGCCACCGATCAACGGGGAGAGCCGCGGAACCAGGCGCAGTGCGCGCTCGGCGCGTACGAGCCCTGA